The region GATCCATTGCAAAAATCTCTCTTAGATCAAAGAAGAGTAAAAAAATGATAAATGCCACGTATTAAAGATACTATTAATAAACTTCATTTCAAATCTGTAAATGAAAACAAATGTGTCGTAACTGTGATGATTGAAAATAGAGCTTTCTGTGACATACTAAAATTATTTTATGATAATTAAATTTATAGTTAGTTACTTGACAAAACAAAAATAGTTAGTTACAAATTTGCAGTGAAAGAATTATTTTAGTTTATATATAACTTCTATACTGTAATAAAATTAATATATAAATTATTTTCATATTGTAATTCCctataaaattaaaaaataaatttgtATTAATAACtaaatatattttcaaattttatttttttatcaaGTATACATTATCATGTATATGAATTATACTTTAATTATATATTTCTTCAATAAAAAATATTACAAGATAATAATAGATATTGActtaatttcttttatttatatTCACTAAACAAAAAATATTTATTATACTCAATGTGTAATTATATTAATAAATTTAGAGTTTAATTGAAATGCACTAATAGTATAAAGATATTTTACATTGTCACAACTattgattttttaaaaaatttaactTTTTCTATAATTACATGTAAAGGGGAAAATTTCACTGAAACTTTTTCTATAAACACAAAGGTTCAGCCATTGATGTTTATATAATTTATATGATTAAATTAATATGGTTATGTTAAAGAGTTTCTTTTAATAAGAATAAGCAATGAAAGGACATATTTGTTTTTCATATTAATATGTAATTATATGTTTGTTAATCTCCACTAGGGGTGGACAAAATTTCACCAACCGACCCTACCCACCCAGCCCATGCAAACCGAATGCATTTCGGTCGGGTTAAATTCGAATTTCGGGTCCAGCGGGTGATTCAGTCGGTTTTTACTGGATAGTGGCGGTTCGGTTCGGATCTCTGAATTGACTCCACAGAAAACCGAAACCGACCGGTTTTCATTCCTATAGTTAGAGATGTGACAGGTACAGTTTCATTTATTTGCTAATTTGCTAATTTGACAGGTACAGTTTCATTTTGCTAATTTGCATAGGATTCATACGCACAACCATCTACTTTTTCGTGAGATTCATACGCACAAACAGCAACGTTACTCCGCTAGGGTTCATCATTCTCTCAGGTAATCGGTTGATTCTAGGGTTCATCCTTTCAATTTCCAGTTCGTGGTTTCATCGTTTAAGAACTAACTCTTTCTACCTTCCAATTTTTCGGTTGATGCTAGTTCGTGGTTTCATCGTTTAACGAAGAACCGTCGCCGTCCATTATTCAACCACAAATCACCACCGATGTAAGTTACTCCTTATCTTTCTTTCTCTCTTTCCCTCTCTTTCTCTCTGACTATGGTTGAAATGTTAAGTTTGGTTGAACTATTTCTGATGGGTTTGACTTTGTTTTGTTTTAACTCCGATTCTAAAACTGCTTCTTCAGATTGATTTTGTGAAGGTGTTGTCGGTAAATATTGTTCCTACTCAGCTCGCCGACAACTTCCGGAATAAGAAGCCTGAGGTTTTACTCTTGGCCGTTATAAACTTCATGTTATCTATAGCTACTAATAACTAGCTGTTCAAAtaaaaagtgatttttaaaaAGTGATTTTTAAAGCTATAACTACTGCTATGAAGAATCATTAGTTACTGCTATGAAGAAATAATCATTTTCAGTTTTTGTTTAAATCTCTTTGCGTTTTCTTGCTTGATCTGATCACACACCACGTGTATGATATTTTGTCCCTATGAGAGATTCCAGTTTTTTTAATTCTTGTACATGGTTACCAACATGAGTTGGTCCCAGTTGAAGGGACATGGATCCTTTAAGCAAGAGGTTAGGGTTTGAATCACGATACTTGTTAATAGAATATATTGTATTAGGAGAGGTCTCCATTGTACTCGATAAAATCTCGAGGGATCCGGCTTTGCAATTGCACGAGAGGATATTTTGGTTTGAGGTCTAATTTTTGAAGAAATTTGTATTTTTGGTGATGGTAAAAGATATTGGTATTCAAAAGAGTGAATGATAATGGTATATATTGTGCAGTTGATCCTTATGGTGGTCCTCCAAATCAGTGGCAACATAATTCTCACCCTCCTTCAGATCATGTAGCCTCAATGAAGCCACCACAACCTCCTGCTCCAATTCCATCACGACCGCCTTCTCATGTTGCTCCGCCACTGCCTCCTCTCATGAGCAGCAGTGGTGGTACCGGCTCAAACTATTCAGGCGGCGAACTACTTCCACCTCCTTCTCCAGGCCTTGCATTTAGCACTGCGAAGAGTACGTTTACATACGAGGAGTTGGCGCGCGCAACGGATGGCTTCTCTGATGCTAACCTCCTTGGACAAGGTGGATTTGGATATGTTCATAGAGGTATTCTCCCTAATGGTAAAGAGGTTGCTGTTAAGCAGCTGGAAGTGGACAAGGAGAACGTGAATTTCAAGCTGAAGTAGAGATTATTAGCCGTGTTCATCATAAACATCTTGTTTCTCTTGTTGGATACTACAGCACCGGGTTTCAGAGGCTACTTGTTTATGAGTTTGTTCCCAACAATACATTGGAATTTCATTTACATGGTATTTTTTTTTGTCATTCTTTTGTGTAGCACAATGCTTATGCCAGAAGTGTTCTTAATTCTTATGATTATTTTTTAACGGCAGGAAATGGACGACCAACGATGGATTGGCCAACAAGATTGCGAATTGCTTTAGGATCTGCAAAAGGACTTGCTTATCTTCATGAAGATTGTATGCTCTGTACTTGACTGTAATTTTTTCAGCAAAGCTAGTTTTTGTCAAACTCAATGTTTATTGTAATTATCTGTTTGTGTAGGTCATCCTAAGATCATTCATCGTGATATTAAAGCTGCTAACATCCTTCTCGATTTTAAATTTGAAGCAAAGGTATGCTCTTTAATATATCTTCCTTGCAGCAGTGGTGATGCTCCATTTAAAATGCCCTAAAAAGGTTAAACATTACATGGTGGATCTACTCATTCCCTTTAACATTCCTTGGTCTAGCTTGTGCTGAATATGCTCATGAAGTGAAAACAAGCATGGCCTCTGGTTTAATGCTGCTGATATGTATTGTGtctgttttggtttttgtttttcTCATGCTAACTAATGTTGAATATGATAATGCTGAAGTTCTATCTAATTACACAGAAAGCTGCAATAAAGAAGATGGACATGAAAGCATCAAAAGAATTTTTTGCCGAGCTTAAGGTGTTAACGCGTGTTCATCACTTGAACTTGGTAATAGCTTATGAAAAgaatttgatttgattttatCTTTTGTTATAGAAATTGTTATGCACTAGCTCTTATATATACGATTGTTGATTGATGATCAGCTATAGGTAAGGTTGATTGGATATTGCATTGAAGGTTGATTGGATATTGCATTGCCGGAATGGACTTGTCTCTTACAATATTGAAAAATGCACACACTGCTAGAGAACTAAAATCCACTTGTGTTGGGTTTATTTTGGAATGAGCTCAATTATTTTTAAAACCGAATAAACCGCATTATGAAACCGAACCGAACAAAACCGAAACCGAAAATAACCGAATTGCAAACCGGTCGGTTTTGGTTATGTTTTTTCCAACCGATGGTTAGGTCGGATTGGGAATTTGGGCCCGAAAACCGATCCAACCCAACCGATGTCCACCCCTAATCTCCACTACTCAAAAGATGGCTACGGTGCGCGACGTTCATAGGTCTCTCACATGAGAAAcgtttctttttttttcttttctcaaATGAATATCAACCGTTGGATATGGTGTGCTTGCACTGCACTGTCTGTAACTTGAAACACTCCAATCAAATAGCTTGGCAACGTATGCTTGCATGCTGTTGAATCATTCCAGCACATTGAAGCATATGCTGTTGAATTTCTCCAACAAAACATTGCCAGCAAAAATAACGTTTTAATAATATTAatgttttaaaaataaattacaAGAAAATATTAAcgttttaaaaaaaattaaaacgaACAAGACCCAAAATCTTAATACTTAACTGAAACAAACACTGCATTAAACAGACAAGCAACAAAACATCATTTCGACGCCACCTCATCACTTCATTGATTTTCAAATTGAAAAGCCTAAGTCATTACTTAAGCATACAGATGGTATTTGTAAGGAATTATCTGAAGGAGGCTCTCCATCTGACAAACTGCACCGCATATACCATATGTTTGTATCCGCCTACTTCTCCCCGATGTACTAATAGTGCCTGGTCCATAACCCTTGCTTTTTAAACATGAAGGGTTAAGTATTTTTTCCAACTCTCCTGCAACATATATGTTATCTGGAACATCGTCATTATCGTACTTGAATTTAAGCCTACTAAGTTCAGTAGTCagatattatatatattttttgtaaTCATCAACATCCGTATATGACAAGTCATCGATCTCCTTACTAAGATTCACTAAATTAGTGTGTCTAGCAACCAAATGTGAATCCTAGTAGTGTGAACCATCTTGATAACTTCCATAAATCGACTCTTTCACAAATAATGACCAACGATTCAACACAAGAGTCTTAGGAAATTCAACAATATCAATATAAACCATCACAGCAACAGTATGCTCACATGGAATCCCAATAGATTCCATTCTAAGACATGAGCATCTAAAATCATTATTCAATAGACAGTGGGAAACACGTCATCCATGTCCTTCGTCTCGTTATTTTGTGATTGCATAAATTGTAAAGGACGCCATATCTTGAGTATCTAATACAGATATTAAGGATACCTTTTTCATAACAGATTGTACCATCTCGGATATTTTTTTTTGTCCATTGCTTTGAAGCTGACCTCTCGAGCACCCTAAGACTGGTATGCAACATTGTTTGTCCATATTGGGATTGAAAATTAGCTTGAACCTCTCTAAAGCGAAAATATGCCACACACCTATATAACTGCTTAAGAAAATCAGTTATATTCATCTTCGAGTGTACAAACTGACCCATATGGCTATGAAATGCTTCACATCGCGATGTCGTTCTTATTCTTGCAAAGAAATCTCCCCAAATATGAGTTATTTCCCACATCTTGCTTTTCTGGTACAACTCATTTATCCAATTGGACTCTTCTAAACCAAACCTATCTACCATTTCATTCCACAAACTCTCAAATTTTCAAACATCGTGATCACCAAACATGCATTTTCTGAAAATAGGGATGAAATTGGGTTTGCCAATGTTGGAAATTGCATTTCATAGTTGATGTCATGCATATAACCTATGGTAATTGTTGGAAAAGACTTTCCTGATTGCATTTCTCATAGCAACATCATCGTCTGTTGTTACAGATATTGGTGTCTTACTTTCTTTGCAACCAAAAACTGCTAGCAACCATACATTTGTGCGTTCAACCTCATTTGAAATTATGGCAGTAGCAAATATAATCGTCTGGTTATGGTGATTAACACCCCAAAAAACAACAAAGGGGCGCCTGTACTTATTTTTCTTGTATGTGGCTTCGAAAGCAAGCACAACACCAAACAATTCTTAATTCTTTTGACTTTCACCATCGATCCAAAATGGGTTGTGTATCCCGTGTATGCAACAAACATCAATGGATCTTTAATACGAAGATCTATAAGATACCTAACAACACCTTTAGCATCATAAGACATCTCTTTTCTTTGTCTTGAAATTTGATTATTTACGTCCTTCTTCAAAATTCATACCTTATcataccccccccccccccccggACAACATTTGCAAATGCACCAATCATTTGAGTTACTTTGATTCCAGCATTCCCAAAATTCTTAATTTGTATCTTATCTGAATGACTAAGCTTCCTATTAGCTTCCAACAACATGCAGTGCTTTTCCTTTAACATTTCATGATTGTGCTCAAAGGAAAAAAACGGTGACATACTAATGATGTGAAATATTATCAATATGCACCCGAAATTTTGCTCCACATCTACACCTGATTTCGTGCTTCGGACCATGCTTGCATTGCTCTACTCTGTCTTACCTAAATCCTTCAAGGTTAAAAACAAATCTTTGTTGAATAACATCTCCATTCTTATTTTTAATAACTTGACCTTTACGGATAGCAAAATCGTTCATATTTGCAAACCAACAGTAAAATTTGTAAGCAATTTCTAGACGTCCAAATTTCAGCTTCGAAACATCATCATTTTTCAAGTTAAACATATCCATTTTTGCAATGTCGTCAACAAAATGTGATTCTTCTGTAATTTGATCTGAAAATATTGATTCAGTCAAATTGTCTGAACTTCATTCCAAACCTTCCTCATCACTTTCATCGTTGTTTGCATCTGTGTTCTAATACTCTTGTACACCAACATCACCAGAACCGGTCTCATCATCGTATTCACCATCTTCACCTACGTCTTCATCATCGTATTCACCTCCATCAAATTTACCATCTTCATTATCGTGTTCACCTTCGTCAAATTCACCATCTTCACCCACTTCTTCATCATCGTATTCAACTTCTTCAAACTCAGAATCTTCATCAACAATTACATTATCATATTCAACAATATCCAAGCATCCATCACCAACAATATCCAGTTTACTATCAATGTTAACACGACCGTTCTCATGTAAAATCTCATCGAGTGCTTCCTAAAAAATATAAATAACTAAATCAATAAATCAACAACAAAATGGATTACAAACACGAAGTAGGTTTGTTCAAAAAATTTACTTACATAGTTAGCTTGCATCACTTCATGCTCATCAACATCACCATCATCCATCTTCAATTCAATATCCTTGTGATTCACAAAGAAGAGCTTCAGATTCATAAGAAATCAGAAGGGAAGAAATGAGGAAGAAATCATAAGAGAAGATTGGACCGAAAATGGAAGAAACGAAAATGGAATAAATGATGAAGAAATTCCTCTTCTCAAGTTGTAGATGGAGACATGGAACATGGAAACTGGAAATTTCTCAAGTTGCAGATGGAGACATGGAACATAGAAACTGAAAATGAGGACAGTCGTTAGATAACAACTGAACTATATTCGTAGTTGATAGAAATTATATTGTGTGTAATAGTGCATGGGATAATAGTGCAGCATATCGATCCAACAGTTCTTATTgatttgaaaaagaaaaaaaaaagaggtCTCTCATGTGAGAGACCTATGCTCCCCGCACACAGGACACGGCACCTCAAAAGATATTGGAGACTATATATATACATAGGAAAAGATTGTCTCCCGTGGATTTTTTATCAAGTGGAACATTGACCATTGATTTTTTTActaaaatattaattaattaattagacAAATAATTGGATGGTGGTAGTGTACACCGGACCATTTCCAGTGTAATTCTCACGCTATATTGTTTCAAAACCATGAAAAGTCAATATTATGTTTAGCGTTGCCCTGTCCGACTCTAAAGTCAACCTTCTAAAGGGTTCTTAATCAACGACAAGACTTTCAGAAGCCCTTTCCTCTTTTCGTAAACAAATAGATATTTTTGTAAAAACTATAATATATGAATGTAATACCTATATAATCACCATTTCACTACTTTCAGTATACAAACTTATTGTTAACACATCTGCTGAAATAAATATTCTGCAACTATAAACAGGATCTATAAGTAGAGTCCAGCATATCCAAATTCACACTTATGTTAATTTGATATCTTTTCTGGTTTGAAACTGTAATACAAAGAGGCTTGATGACATGTCCAAACAGCACAAAAATAAATATAACGAAAAAATAGCTATTAATACTGTACATCTGAATAAATGTATGTTActtttgaatttgaaaaaaggAATAGTAATCATTAAGTTAAGTTTCATAACATAAAAATTGTCAACAAAATCGAGTTAAAATGAGATTTGAAGCGCACCCATCCAGTTGCCATGATAGGATCAGAGTACTTGGATACCCAACGAACCATAACAGTGCCAACTGCCATGCTCTGAGCTGCAAGAAGCATCCACAACTCCCCACTTCCCCACAGTGAGAAGTCGCTCCCATCAAATGATAAGGCAGGTAACTGCAATAAAAACAGTAGTATTTGCTTTACTAAATATTACATAAAAGGTAATGGATGTTCCAAGAGAAATTGTATATTcaaaattacaaaatcaattaggtaattgTATTTTGTGGACAGCACTAACTATAGCAAAACATATGCTTAATAGTTAATATCCTTCCATAATCCACATTATATGTAAAAGATTTTGATTTCCAACTTTGGGTTGAGCTTAAAGGGTATGAGAATTAAGACACTTCTTTTTGGTtaaaaccaaaattaaaatacCTCCAGTAACACAAGTCCTACGACACCAAGTACAAGCCCAGCAGCTCCAATAATTCCAATGGACTCACCAAACAACAAAGCTGCAAGTACAGCCACTGTCAAAGGTTGTGAATCAATAATAACCTGCCATATATCCAAGCTAGATAGTCAAAACAAGCAACAATTCATGCTCTCACTGCAATCTAAAATCAAAATCAACACAAAGTCAAATCAATTTTTCCTGTAATCTAATTCTATCAATATGACACACATACAACATCTTACAAAGTAATTTCACCCGTTTCAACATACAACTCAGACATTCAATATGCACTAAATGAGGACTACACTGTACTCTCTAGCAAAGATATATGAACTAGACATAAACACCTAACCAAAACAGCAATAACAATATAAGTTGTCCGTAAATATAAGCCTCATTTAAAAAAAATGTCTCTAAATATAAGTCATGTTTAAAATTCTATAGTTGGATACACCTATACACAAATGACAACTTCGTTTAGTCATACACAAAAAGTAATTACTCATAGAGTAATAGTAGTAGCAGTAAACTAGTAACAGTAAAATTGACTAAGAAATTAAGTGCAAACATACACTGCCCAAACCAGCTGAAGTCTTCTCCAACCCTTCTGCGAGAAATCCCTAATTCATTACAAAAGAAACAAACCAATCAATCAATCAATAAATCAGCAATTACATAATTGAAAATGAGTAAACAAAGATACATTCAGTGAAAAAAGAAACCTGAAAGCAGGCAGCATCTATGAGAGCAAAGAGCGAAATGGAAAGCCAAGCATTAAAGCCAGAGGGAAAAGGCCTTCCTCTGGAAGCAGCAAAAGCAACGAGAAGGAACCCAGCTGGAATGAGACGAAAAGACGAAACGAAGAAAGGACTGTATTTAGGAAGCACTTCTTTCATCGCCACCATGGCAGTGCCCCAGAAGAAGAACGGCGATATTAAAACAGCACATTCCCATAACCCTTCCGCTAGGCAAAGTATCTTCGGCGATGATTCATCTTTTTTCTCTGCTTTtccattttcttcttcttcacttaCACTACTAGAAAAACACTATTACCGCTCTCACTCTATaaatcaacatcatcatcaatcATTTAAGGGATGGAATCATTTCCGGTCACTGCAGAATCATCATTCAATCATTTTtttacacataatcatttttcAATCATCACCAATCGCTCATCACAAATTCTCTCACTCTCATCAAATTCTCAACTCTCATTAAATTCTCAACTCTCTGTATCTCTCATACACATCACAAGAACAACAACCACAAAACAAGGATAGTCAGAACCTATAGGCTAAAGagattggagaagaaaaataaaGAATCAGAGAGAATAAGGAGCAATAGATTCAGAGTTACCTGAGTGGAGCTTGTTCTTTGTTCATCCTCATCTTCATCAATCCCTACAAGACCGGGGAACTTCTCATCCTCGTAGGTAGTATTTCTTCGTTCTTCTTCCATTTTTCCTTGATTCAAGTTGCAGTCATGTAGCCTCGAACCTGAGGAATCAAAGTCCTAACACTGTAGGCTTTGATTCCTTCATCACAATGTTTAATTTTTGAATTCGTGAATTAGGGTTCATAGGTATTTCGATTCGGTTTGAGAATTTGGTTAAAAATCAGAGGAAGAAGATTTTAGATTGTGGAAGATGAGTCAAGGCGAGCAATTTGATATGTTTATTTGGAGGTTTTGACCTTCGCCACTGCCAGAGGCAATTTCCGGCGCGGCGGAGCCTTTGGCTTAGTGAAAAACATGGAGAACGCCTTTGTTAGAACAAAGGATAGAGTTAATTGTTTCTTGATCCAGACTCTCCTCATTTGGTTCACGAAATAGGGAAAAAGGGATTCACGGATtaggaattagggttttggttttgTGAAATGAAATGGAGGGAGAGTGAAAAATGACGAGGGAAAAGGAAAGAGGGAAATAAGCTCTCGCGTAATTTTTGGTCCGAAATAGAAAATTCCATAGAGTCCGcttaataaataaaataagagtAGTGTCGGTCTCACGGACTCTAAGTAAATAAATAGTAATTAAAAAATAATGCTACTAGATAGTGTCGGTCACACCGACtctaaataaattaatcaaacaTTCTGCAAATATAACATAACAAGTAGAATCGGTTTTGCCGACACTGATAAAAAAAATAACTTATCTTAAAAGATGTACCTTGATAGAGTCCGTTAGTGTAGGCTTAGCCGACACTATTAGTGTCCGTGTCGGTGGCCGACTCTAAACTAGGAGGCTAAAATGACTTATTctagtatatatatatatatatatatatatatatatatatatatatatatatatatatatatatatatacttttgTTGACAACAAAGATAAGCATTTAGTAACTTATTACTTCACGAAATTTTAATATAGTGATGTTACTACCAAATTGAATTGTTATTTCATGACTCTATAATAAGTTTGGCAAGTTATGAAGATTCCAAAGCAAACATATTATCAATAAATGATAAGTCATCCATAAAAGTGTGTTAACTCTCAAAGTTGGATATTACCGTATCATTTATAATTACTTTTGCATATTGTCTTTGAAGCTTAATTAATGGTAGATTGTCCAAAGTCGAGGTAAAACAATTATAACAAATGGGAGATTTGACGGTAACTATCCGTCAAGTGAATTGTGCGATAAGTTTTCGGTGTGAGTTCAAGGCCTAAACTCATTGGACTCTCAGTGTAAAGAAAAAACCTCTCAGTGTAAGCTTAAGGCTGAAGTCAACTCAACTCTCCATATCAATTAACGCAAGACTTCCATAAGGAGAAAGCGCGGGAACCTAATGTATCTCCTTGAAAATTAACCTAAGACTTTTAGAGAGGGCAAACCCTGAAACCCTTTGGACTCTCATTCGCTTAATTGCACATTCTAGGCGAAAAAGTATGAAATCCCCTGAGATCTCATTTTGCTTAACCGCATGTCCTATGAGACAAACACTAGAACTCATCGGGCTTTATTTTTGCTTAACTGTGTGTCCTATGAGACGAACTATGGAACCCACTAAGTTGTGGTTTCACTTAACTGGGTGTCGTATGCGACGAAATATGAAATCCATTGGGATATCCTTTTGCTTAATTGCAAGTCTTAACTAGAGAATAATAGAATCCATCGGGCTCTTCGTGCTTAAATGCCAATGATTTTAGAAGAGCTTCAAAGTCGAAACCTTCAGACTCTCCATATTTAAACGTCAAAGCTCGTAAAAGAGATCTAAAGTCGGAACCTCTGAGCTCTTTGTGCTTAAACTTATAGGGTACTATATGAGCTCCAAAGTCAGACCTTATAGTCTCTCTATGCATAAGCTCAAAGCTTTAGGAAGAGCACAAAGCATGAACCCACTATGATCTTAAATTCAAATTTAACATTCGTGCGAAAAGCATAATTGTCATTATCAATTGAACCACAACTCAAATATTCTTTAGACTCACCTACATGAAGAAGAAAAAATAGGTACATATAAAAAATAGGTACTTATAAAATAattagtatatatatatatatatatatatatatatatatatatatatatatatatatatatatatatatatatatatatacacacacacgTACGTTCATCCAAAGAGACATTGTATTAAAAAATATGTCAATTCATGAAAATATATTAGTAACcgaaaataaaatataaaatatacCTGGAAGAAGATTTGTGATGAAATCATTAATGTCATCAACTATTTCAATATTTGATACTAGAATAGCTTTACACCTAAGGAAATCTGGATTTGTGTAATTTTGAAGCAGATTTGGATAGTTACCTGTAACAATTGCTTCAATTTGGTCCATAAAATCTCTTATTAGTAATTCTTCAAGGATGTCAATTTCAGCATATTCATATCATTGGGTTATGAGTCTTTTCCATTACCAACTTGTAAGATCCAATTTGAGAACAGTCTAATTTCTTCTGAATTGCCTA is a window of Lathyrus oleraceus cultivar Zhongwan6 chromosome 6, CAAS_Psat_ZW6_1.0, whole genome shotgun sequence DNA encoding:
- the LOC127092785 gene encoding WAT1-related protein At3g02690, chloroplastic, which produces MVAMKEVLPKYSPFFVSSFRLIPAGFLLVAFAASRGRPFPSGFNAWLSISLFALIDAACFQGFLAEGLEKTSAGLGSVIIDSQPLTVAVLAALLFGESIGIIGAAGLVLGVVGLVLLELPALSFDGSDFSLWGSGELWMLLAAQSMAVGTVMVRWVSKYSDPIMATGWDIELKMDDGDVDEHEVMQANYEALDEILHENGRVNIDSKLDIVGDGCLDIVEYDNVIVDEDSEFEEVEYDDEEVGEDGEFDEGEHDNEDGKFDGGEYDDEDVGEDGEYDDETGSGDVGVQEY